Proteins encoded within one genomic window of Acidobacteriota bacterium:
- a CDS encoding PEP-CTERM sorting domain-containing protein: MVKRGLFLSLLLVLAAAASAQAAVITFTGGTAHLIGGSTVTPNNSGIWTDQVDYYIEAGMRYDFIGGYGTIGNYYAIGSRPDGSTIANDVVHAHWSGVGSMVITKVDGSAFDLNYVDITSNTTVGGSQQTGTELSYITSSKGPSTKMLLPSSDWGFDWDYYGVAGDGVARLWLGSDFDGVTSVTFSSLNAYCFGMDNFYIDEEPPPAVPEPASMLLLGTGLVGMARAARRRMRK; this comes from the coding sequence ATGGTCAAGAGAGGATTGTTCCTGTCGTTGCTCCTGGTGCTGGCAGCTGCGGCCAGCGCTCAGGCTGCCGTCATCACCTTCACCGGTGGGACGGCCCATTTGATCGGCGGCAGCACCGTCACGCCAAACAACAGCGGCATTTGGACGGATCAAGTCGACTACTACATCGAAGCCGGGATGAGGTACGACTTCATAGGCGGCTACGGCACCATCGGGAACTACTACGCGATCGGTAGCCGTCCCGACGGATCCACTATCGCGAACGACGTCGTGCATGCCCATTGGAGTGGGGTGGGTTCCATGGTCATCACGAAAGTCGACGGCTCGGCATTCGACCTCAACTATGTCGACATCACTTCGAACACGACCGTCGGAGGCAGCCAGCAGACTGGCACCGAGTTGTCGTACATCACCAGCAGCAAGGGCCCGAGCACGAAGATGCTGCTACCGTCCTCGGATTGGGGTTTTGATTGGGACTACTACGGGGTCGCCGGCGACGGTGTGGCGAGGTTGTGGCTGGGCTCAGATTTCGACGGAGTAACCTCCGTTACTTTCAGCTCCCTCAACGCCTACTGCTTCGGCATGGACAATTTCTACATCGACGAAGAGCCTCCGCCCGCCGTTCCCGAACCCGCCTCGATGCTCCTGCTCGGCACAGGTCTGGTCGGCATGGCCCGCGCGGCCCGTCGTCGGATGCGAAAGTAG